From Aerosticca soli, a single genomic window includes:
- a CDS encoding amidohydrolase family protein: MAADPSAAAPPCPPPRPDYEPARFPLPPGACDAHAHVVSADTDRYPLVAARSYTPPPAPESAYLRMLEATGMSRGVLVQISVYGTDNRYMLEVLGRHPRRLRGIAVVDAGVAEAELARMHALGVRGVRLNVLFGGGVGFDALETLAARIAPFGWHLELLLDARQLPPLLSRLTTLPVPVVVDHMGHMPAELGVAHPGFQALLELVGRQGGWAKLSGAYRIDSDQRHYANAARLAAALIEAAPERLVYGSDWPHVAVPHAMPDTGHLRNLLGEWIADATLRRRILVDNPAVLYDF; encoded by the coding sequence GCCTGCGACGCCCATGCGCACGTGGTGAGTGCCGACACCGACCGCTATCCACTGGTCGCCGCGCGTAGTTACACCCCGCCGCCGGCACCGGAATCGGCCTATCTGCGCATGCTGGAAGCCACCGGCATGAGCCGCGGCGTGCTGGTGCAGATCAGCGTCTACGGTACCGACAACCGCTACATGCTCGAAGTGCTCGGCCGCCATCCCCGGCGGCTGCGCGGGATCGCGGTGGTCGATGCCGGCGTCGCCGAAGCCGAACTTGCGCGCATGCATGCGCTCGGCGTGCGTGGCGTGCGACTCAACGTGCTGTTCGGCGGTGGCGTCGGCTTCGACGCACTGGAGACGCTGGCGGCCAGGATCGCGCCGTTCGGCTGGCATCTGGAGCTGCTGCTCGACGCCCGCCAGTTGCCGCCCCTGCTGTCGCGGCTGACCACGTTGCCGGTGCCAGTGGTCGTCGACCACATGGGCCACATGCCGGCCGAGCTCGGCGTCGCCCATCCCGGTTTCCAGGCCCTGCTCGAGCTGGTCGGTCGGCAGGGCGGCTGGGCCAAGCTCTCCGGCGCCTATCGCATCGATTCCGACCAGCGGCACTACGCCAACGCCGCACGGCTGGCCGCGGCGCTCATCGAGGCCGCGCCCGAGCGGCTGGTCTACGGCAGCGACTGGCCGCACGTGGCGGTGCCCCATGCCATGCCCGACACGGGGCACCTGCGCAACTTGCTCGGGGAATGGATCGCCGACGCGACCCTGCGCCGGCGCATCCTGGTGGACAACCCCGCGGTGCTCTACGACTTCTAA
- a CDS encoding MFS transporter, with protein MQWFKELKPAERHAFVAAFGGWALDALDFMVFTFVISTLITLWGIDRGQAGMLGTVTLLFSAVGGWCAGILADRYGRVRVLQFTILWFSVCTVLIGFSQNFTQIFVLRALQGLGFGGEWAVGSVLMGEIVRSEFRGRAVGTVQSGWAIGWALAALLYGLAFSLLPEQVAWRSLFWFGVLPALLVLYVRRKVPEPAIFAETQRLRATRTVRFTEIFAPDLLRTTALASLLCTGVQGGYYAITTWLPTFLKSERHLSVLGTSGYLAVVILGSFLGYLGGAWLTDRFGRRANLIVFALLSGASLYLYTQLPLSDTLMLVLGFPLGFAASGIFSGLGAYLTELYPSRVRASGQGFAYNFGRGIGALFPTLVGYLSERGGLGMAIGVFAGGAYLVVILTVLLLPETRGRELHGWD; from the coding sequence ATGCAATGGTTCAAAGAGCTCAAGCCCGCCGAACGCCATGCCTTCGTCGCCGCCTTCGGCGGCTGGGCACTGGATGCGCTGGATTTCATGGTCTTCACTTTCGTCATCTCGACGCTGATCACGCTGTGGGGCATCGACCGCGGCCAGGCCGGCATGCTCGGCACGGTCACGCTGCTGTTTTCCGCCGTCGGCGGCTGGTGCGCGGGCATCCTGGCCGACCGCTACGGTCGGGTGCGCGTCCTCCAGTTCACCATCCTGTGGTTCTCGGTCTGCACGGTGCTGATCGGCTTCAGCCAGAACTTCACCCAGATCTTCGTACTGCGCGCACTGCAGGGTCTGGGCTTCGGCGGCGAGTGGGCGGTGGGCTCGGTGCTGATGGGCGAGATCGTGCGCTCGGAATTCCGCGGCCGCGCGGTGGGCACGGTGCAGAGCGGCTGGGCGATCGGCTGGGCGCTGGCGGCGCTGCTCTATGGCCTGGCCTTCAGTCTGCTGCCCGAACAAGTGGCCTGGCGCAGCCTGTTCTGGTTCGGCGTGCTGCCTGCGCTGCTGGTGCTCTACGTGCGCCGCAAGGTGCCTGAACCTGCGATCTTCGCCGAGACCCAGAGGCTGCGTGCGACGCGCACGGTGCGTTTCACCGAGATCTTCGCCCCGGACCTGCTCAGGACCACCGCCCTGGCCAGCCTGCTGTGCACCGGCGTGCAGGGCGGGTATTACGCCATCACCACCTGGCTGCCGACTTTTCTCAAGTCCGAGCGGCACCTGTCGGTGCTCGGCACCAGCGGCTACCTTGCGGTGGTCATCCTGGGCTCGTTCCTCGGCTATCTCGGCGGCGCGTGGCTGACCGACCGCTTCGGCCGGCGCGCCAATCTGATCGTGTTCGCCCTGCTCTCGGGGGCAAGCCTCTACCTTTATACCCAGCTGCCGCTCAGCGACACGCTCATGTTGGTGCTCGGCTTCCCGCTCGGATTCGCCGCCTCCGGCATTTTCAGCGGGCTCGGCGCCTACCTCACCGAACTGTATCCCTCGCGCGTGCGCGCCTCCGGCCAGGGTTTCGCATACAACTTCGGGCGCGGCATTGGCGCGCTCTTCCCGACCCTGGTCGGCTACCTGAGCGAACGCGGCGGGCTCGGCATGGCGATCGGGGTCTTCGCCGGCGGCGCTTATCTCGTGGTCATCCTCACCGTGCTGCTGTTGCCGGAAACGCGCGGGCGCGAGCTGCACGGCTGGGATTAG
- the lhgO gene encoding L-2-hydroxyglutarate oxidase codes for MRGYDVIVVGGGIVGLSTAWQLLERHPRLKLLLLDKADRLAAHQSGHNSGVIHAGVYYRPGSLKARFCREGHRATKALCAAHGIPFVECGKLLVATDAIEVTRLRQLWERIGANGLEREWLDAAALSAREPAVRGLAAVRVPASAIVDYRQVCAVMAERLAALGGEIRLGCEVRTLEERAEVVIVESPAGCWQTRRLVACAGLQADRLVRLLGIEPGFRICPFRGEYYRLAARRQGLVSHLIYPVPDPALPFLGVHLTRTIDGGITAGPNAVLALAREGYRKRDVSLRDLIDMAGYPGIRRMLRRHLRAGWDELQHSLCKRGYLALLRKYCPTLELDDLEPHPAGVRAQAVAADGSLVEDFLFVETPRTLHVGNAPSPAATAAIPIGRHIAERLAERGRLT; via the coding sequence ATGCGCGGGTACGACGTGATCGTGGTCGGCGGCGGCATCGTCGGCCTGTCCACCGCCTGGCAACTGCTGGAACGGCATCCGCGGCTCAAGCTGCTGCTGCTGGACAAAGCGGACCGTCTGGCGGCGCATCAGAGCGGACACAACAGCGGGGTGATCCATGCCGGCGTGTACTACCGGCCGGGCAGCCTGAAGGCCCGCTTCTGTCGTGAGGGTCATCGCGCCACCAAGGCGCTGTGCGCCGCGCATGGCATCCCCTTCGTCGAATGCGGCAAGCTGCTGGTGGCCACTGACGCAATCGAGGTCACGCGCCTGCGGCAGCTGTGGGAGCGCATCGGCGCCAACGGTCTGGAACGCGAGTGGCTCGATGCCGCCGCGCTAAGCGCCCGCGAGCCCGCCGTCCGTGGTCTGGCCGCCGTCCGGGTGCCAGCCAGCGCCATCGTCGACTATCGGCAGGTCTGCGCGGTCATGGCCGAGCGTTTGGCCGCGCTGGGTGGCGAGATCCGGCTCGGCTGCGAGGTGCGGACGCTCGAGGAACGCGCCGAGGTCGTCATCGTGGAAAGCCCGGCCGGCTGCTGGCAGACCCGCCGATTGGTCGCCTGCGCCGGGCTGCAGGCCGACCGCCTGGTGCGGCTGCTCGGTATCGAACCGGGTTTTCGCATCTGTCCGTTCCGCGGCGAATACTATCGTCTTGCCGCGCGCCGCCAGGGGCTGGTCAGCCATCTCATCTATCCGGTGCCGGACCCGGCCCTGCCCTTTCTCGGCGTCCACTTGACCCGCACCATCGACGGCGGCATCACCGCCGGCCCCAATGCGGTACTGGCTCTGGCCCGCGAGGGTTATCGCAAGCGCGACGTATCGCTGCGCGATCTCATCGACATGGCTGGCTACCCGGGCATCCGCCGGATGCTGCGCCGGCACCTGCGCGCGGGCTGGGACGAACTTCAGCATTCCCTGTGCAAGCGCGGCTATCTCGCCCTGCTGCGCAAGTATTGTCCGACGCTCGAACTCGACGATCTGGAGCCCCACCCGGCCGGCGTGCGGGCGCAGGCGGTGGCCGCGGATGGCAGCCTGGTCGAGGATTTCCTTTTCGTCGAGACGCCGCGCACCTTGCATGTGGGCAACGCGCCCTCGCCGGCGGCCACCGCGGCCATTCCGATTGGCCGTCACATCGCCGAGCGTCTGGCCGAGCGGGGCAGGCTCACTTGA
- a CDS encoding ClpXP protease specificity-enhancing factor: MSSNRPYLLRAIYDWISDNGLTPYLLVDAAVEGVQVPPQAVRNGQVVLNLAMRAVADLDLGNEWITFQARFSGVSHVLRIPVRAVRALYAQENGQGMMFPADDEPPPPSPPAEDQGGDRPPRGSPRLRVVK; the protein is encoded by the coding sequence ATGAGCTCCAATCGCCCGTACCTGCTGCGGGCGATCTACGACTGGATCAGCGACAACGGGCTCACGCCCTATTTGCTGGTGGACGCCGCCGTGGAAGGCGTGCAGGTGCCGCCGCAGGCAGTGCGCAATGGCCAGGTCGTGCTGAATCTGGCCATGCGCGCGGTGGCCGACCTCGATCTCGGCAACGAATGGATCACCTTCCAGGCGCGTTTCTCCGGCGTCAGCCATGTCCTGCGCATTCCGGTGCGGGCGGTGCGGGCACTGTACGCACAGGAAAACGGCCAGGGCATGATGTTCCCGGCCGACGACGAGCCGCCGCCGCCGTCGCCGCCGGCCGAGGATCAAGGTGGCGACAGGCCGCCACGCGGCTCGCCGCGTCTGCGCGTGGTCAAGTGA
- a CDS encoding glutathione S-transferase N-terminal domain-containing protein translates to MVQSARSRTVLTLYTTATGIQCHRVRLVLAAKGVSYERVVVDPDKPPADLLDLNPYGTVPTLVDRDLTLYHTPVVCEYLDERYPHPPLMPIDPLSRARLRLAAVRIERDWLPEVDGILAGGRAADAARKRLREHLLSALPLFKAAKFFLNPEMSLTDCLVAPVVWRLPWLGVDLGREGKPIIDYGERLFHSQGFARSLTPEEKAMRP, encoded by the coding sequence ATGGTGCAAAGCGCGCGCTCGCGTACCGTTCTCACCCTCTACACCACGGCCACCGGCATCCAGTGCCATCGCGTCCGTCTGGTACTGGCCGCCAAGGGCGTCAGCTACGAACGCGTCGTGGTGGATCCGGACAAGCCGCCGGCCGATCTGCTCGACCTCAATCCCTACGGCACCGTGCCGACCCTGGTCGACCGCGATCTCACCCTCTATCACACGCCGGTGGTCTGCGAATACCTCGACGAGCGCTATCCGCATCCGCCGCTGATGCCGATCGATCCGCTCTCCCGCGCCCGGCTGCGGCTGGCGGCGGTGCGTATCGAGCGCGACTGGCTGCCGGAGGTGGACGGCATCCTCGCCGGTGGCCGTGCCGCCGACGCGGCGCGCAAGCGTCTGCGCGAACACCTGCTCTCGGCGCTGCCGCTGTTCAAGGCGGCCAAGTTCTTCCTGAATCCGGAGATGAGTCTCACCGACTGTCTGGTCGCGCCGGTGGTCTGGCGTCTGCCGTGGCTCGGCGTGGATCTGGGCCGCGAGGGCAAGCCGATCATCGACTACGGCGAGCGGCTGTTCCACAGCCAGGGTTTCGCCCGCAGTCTGACCCCCGAAGAAAAGGCGATGCGTCCCTGA
- a CDS encoding cytochrome c1 codes for MTKRFLSSLMLALGLVVGCVSVQAEEGGLPPSGANVRDQASLQRGAKLFFNYCVGCHSLKFVRYSRMAEDLGLSEKEVMENLNFTGAKFGETVVSHMPQALAEQWFGKAPPDLSLEVRAKTADWVYAYLNGFYLDPSRPVGWNNAVFPNASMPFPLWELQGIQTAVKKPGGEEVEKLELAKPGKLTPEQYHQAARDLTSFLEYASEPAALQRHHYGLWVLLFLAVFTLLAYLLKKEYWKDVH; via the coding sequence ATGACTAAGCGGTTCCTTTCCTCGTTGATGCTGGCGCTCGGGCTCGTCGTCGGCTGCGTGTCCGTGCAGGCGGAAGAAGGCGGTCTGCCGCCCTCGGGCGCCAATGTGCGCGACCAGGCCTCGCTGCAACGCGGCGCCAAGCTGTTCTTCAACTATTGCGTGGGCTGCCATTCGCTGAAGTTCGTCCGTTACTCGCGGATGGCCGAGGACCTGGGGCTCAGCGAGAAGGAGGTGATGGAAAACCTCAACTTCACCGGCGCCAAGTTCGGCGAAACGGTGGTCTCGCACATGCCCCAGGCGTTGGCCGAGCAGTGGTTCGGCAAGGCGCCGCCGGATCTGTCGCTCGAAGTGCGCGCCAAGACCGCCGACTGGGTCTACGCCTACCTCAACGGTTTCTATCTCGACCCGAGCCGACCGGTCGGCTGGAACAACGCGGTGTTCCCGAACGCCTCGATGCCGTTCCCGCTGTGGGAGCTGCAGGGCATCCAGACCGCGGTGAAGAAACCCGGCGGCGAGGAGGTCGAGAAGCTCGAGCTTGCCAAGCCGGGCAAGCTCACGCCCGAGCAGTATCACCAGGCCGCGCGTGACCTGACCAGCTTCCTGGAATACGCCTCCGAGCCTGCCGCGTTGCAGCGCCATCATTACGGGCTGTGGGTGCTGCTGTTCCTGGCCGTCTTCACCCTGCTCGCCTACCTGCTGAAGAAGGAATACTGGAAGGACGTCCACTAA
- a CDS encoding cytochrome b produces MANVFSRIGAWVNERAPNLVPTYRKHMTEYYAPKNFNLWYYFGSLALLVLVNQILTGIFLTMNYKTSAAEAFDSVEYIMRDVEWGWLIRYMHSTGASLFFVVVFLHMFRGLMYGSYKKPRELVWLLGMLIFLVLMAEAFMGYVLPWGNMSFWGAKVIISLFGTIPVIGNGLVEWIMGDYLPADATLNRFFALHVIALPLVLLLLVVLHLAALHEVGSNNPDGVEIKKGPKGNRWSATAPADGIPFHPYYTLKDLVGVGFFLLIAAFIIFFAPTMGGWFLEHDNFIPANNLATPSHIKPVWYFTPFYAILRMIPSFFGTAVWGVIGMFGAIVLLFLLPWIDAGKVKSIRYRGTGFKVALMLFVLSFILLGAVGAGVTAEVIPAWFGNVDVTVWENTFGRLMVLLYFGYFVFLGFYTRLGWEKTKPVPERVTTHD; encoded by the coding sequence ATGGCCAATGTATTTTCCCGTATCGGTGCTTGGGTCAACGAGCGCGCGCCGAATCTGGTGCCGACCTACCGCAAGCACATGACTGAGTACTACGCGCCGAAGAACTTCAACCTCTGGTACTACTTCGGCTCGCTGGCGCTGCTGGTGCTGGTCAATCAGATCCTGACCGGCATCTTCCTCACCATGAATTACAAGACCAGCGCGGCGGAAGCCTTCGACTCGGTCGAGTACATCATGCGCGACGTCGAGTGGGGCTGGCTGATCCGCTACATGCACTCCACCGGCGCCTCGCTGTTCTTCGTGGTGGTGTTCCTGCACATGTTCCGCGGGCTGATGTACGGCTCGTACAAGAAGCCGCGCGAGCTGGTCTGGCTGCTCGGCATGCTGATCTTCCTGGTGCTGATGGCCGAGGCCTTCATGGGCTACGTGCTGCCGTGGGGCAACATGTCGTTCTGGGGTGCCAAGGTGATCATCTCGCTGTTCGGCACCATCCCGGTGATCGGCAACGGCCTGGTCGAGTGGATCATGGGCGACTACCTCCCCGCCGATGCCACGCTCAACCGTTTCTTCGCCTTGCACGTGATCGCGCTGCCGCTCGTGCTGTTGCTGCTGGTGGTGCTGCATCTGGCCGCGCTGCACGAGGTCGGCTCGAACAACCCGGACGGGGTCGAGATCAAGAAGGGGCCGAAGGGCAACCGCTGGTCGGCGACCGCGCCGGCCGATGGCATCCCGTTCCATCCCTACTACACGCTCAAGGACCTGGTCGGCGTCGGTTTCTTCCTGCTGATCGCCGCGTTCATCATCTTCTTCGCGCCGACCATGGGCGGCTGGTTCCTCGAGCACGACAACTTCATCCCGGCCAACAACCTGGCCACGCCCTCGCACATCAAGCCGGTGTGGTACTTCACGCCGTTCTACGCGATCCTGCGCATGATCCCATCCTTCTTCGGCACCGCCGTGTGGGGCGTGATCGGCATGTTCGGCGCGATCGTGCTGCTGTTCCTGCTGCCGTGGATCGACGCCGGCAAGGTGAAGTCGATCCGCTACCGCGGCACCGGCTTCAAGGTCGCGCTGATGCTGTTCGTGCTGTCCTTCATCTTGCTCGGCGCCGTGGGTGCCGGCGTCACCGCCGAGGTCATTCCGGCGTGGTTCGGCAACGTCGACGTGACCGTCTGGGAGAACACCTTCGGTCGGCTGATGGTGCTCCTGTATTTCGGCTACTTCGTGTTCCTCGGGTTCTACACACGCCTCGGCTGGGAGAAGACCAAGCCGGTTCCGGAACGGGTGACGACGCATGACTAA
- the petA gene encoding ubiquinol-cytochrome c reductase iron-sulfur subunit yields MANEVVDHGRRRFLTVTTSVVGGVGVVAAAVPFIKSWEPSARAKAAGAPVTVDISKIDPGQKVTYPWRGLPVFVVHRTKEQLDALPSLDPRLADPKSDGVSATQQPPYAKNEYRSLKPEWLVVVGICTHLGCVPDFVPEVKPEPFDPEWKGGFYCPCHKSRYDMAGRVFKGVPAPKNLQVPPYHFVDDKTIQVGVDPKEAG; encoded by the coding sequence ATGGCGAACGAAGTCGTCGATCATGGCCGCCGCCGCTTCCTGACCGTGACCACGAGTGTGGTGGGCGGCGTGGGAGTGGTTGCCGCGGCCGTGCCCTTCATCAAATCCTGGGAACCCAGCGCGCGCGCCAAGGCGGCCGGTGCGCCGGTCACGGTCGACATCAGCAAGATCGATCCCGGCCAGAAGGTCACCTACCCCTGGCGCGGCCTGCCGGTGTTCGTGGTCCATCGCACCAAGGAGCAGCTGGACGCGCTGCCCTCGCTCGATCCGCGCCTGGCCGACCCCAAGTCCGACGGCGTTTCCGCCACCCAGCAGCCTCCTTACGCCAAGAACGAGTACCGCTCGCTCAAGCCCGAGTGGCTGGTGGTGGTCGGCATCTGCACGCACCTGGGCTGCGTGCCGGACTTCGTGCCGGAGGTCAAGCCCGAGCCGTTCGATCCGGAATGGAAAGGCGGCTTCTATTGCCCGTGCCACAAGTCCCGCTACGACATGGCCGGGCGCGTGTTCAAGGGCGTGCCGGCACCGAAGAACCTGCAGGTGCCGCCGTACCACTTCGTGGACGACAAGACCATCCAGGTGGGTGTGGATCCGAAGGAGGCCGGCTGA
- a CDS encoding S1C family serine protease: MRQVAGILAFFARFAVIGLAAAFLISLIWPSSGDRLRSRLGWHAAPQTTVAAATAPVSYADAVARAAPSVVNIYANRMVTEQAIRMYADPLLQRLLGGVPAGPAYRRTRQVLGSGVIVSRQGYVLTNNHVIAKADDIQVLLYDGRVARATLVGADEETDLAVLRIDAGNLPVIQMADPKSVRAGDIALAIGNPLGLNQTVTMGIVSATGRQLDSNSPEDFIQTDAAINFGNSGGALINAHGELIGINALLIGKEADAEGIGFAIPASNAKKVLDQIVASGHVVRGWLGADYGFVPIAANSGLPAAARGAQIVDVYPGGPAAQAGLKQHDILLEVDGHDIRNPADLRRIEADLTPGRTVEVAGLRNGSPFQARVGVTRRPPPTPAP; encoded by the coding sequence ATGAGACAAGTCGCCGGCATCCTAGCCTTCTTCGCCCGCTTCGCGGTCATCGGGCTCGCCGCGGCCTTCCTGATCAGCCTGATCTGGCCGTCCAGCGGCGACCGCCTGCGCAGCCGCCTGGGCTGGCATGCCGCCCCGCAGACGACCGTGGCGGCCGCGACTGCGCCGGTGTCCTATGCCGACGCGGTCGCCCGGGCGGCGCCCTCGGTGGTGAACATCTATGCCAACCGCATGGTCACCGAGCAGGCCATCCGCATGTATGCCGATCCGCTGCTGCAGCGCCTGCTCGGCGGCGTGCCGGCCGGTCCCGCCTACCGGCGCACGCGCCAGGTGCTCGGCTCGGGGGTGATCGTCAGCCGCCAGGGCTATGTGCTGACCAACAACCACGTGATCGCCAAGGCCGACGACATCCAGGTGCTGCTCTACGACGGACGCGTGGCCCGCGCCACGCTGGTCGGCGCCGATGAGGAGACCGATCTGGCCGTGCTCAGGATCGATGCCGGCAACCTGCCGGTGATCCAGATGGCCGACCCCAAGTCGGTACGCGCCGGCGACATCGCGCTGGCGATCGGCAATCCGCTCGGGCTCAACCAGACCGTGACCATGGGCATCGTCAGTGCCACCGGCCGGCAGCTGGACAGCAATAGCCCCGAGGACTTCATCCAGACCGATGCGGCGATCAATTTCGGCAATTCCGGCGGCGCGCTGATCAACGCGCACGGCGAGCTGATCGGCATCAACGCCCTGCTGATCGGCAAGGAAGCCGACGCCGAGGGCATCGGCTTTGCCATCCCGGCCAGCAACGCCAAGAAGGTGCTGGACCAGATCGTCGCCAGCGGACACGTGGTGCGCGGCTGGCTAGGCGCCGACTACGGCTTCGTGCCGATTGCCGCCAACAGCGGCCTGCCGGCCGCCGCACGCGGCGCGCAGATCGTCGACGTGTATCCGGGCGGCCCGGCCGCGCAGGCCGGGCTCAAGCAGCACGACATCCTGCTGGAAGTGGACGGCCACGACATCCGCAACCCGGCCGATCTGCGCCGCATCGAGGCCGACCTGACGCCGGGTCGCACGGTGGAAGTCGCCGGGCTGCGCAACGGCTCGCCATTCCAGGCCAGGGTCGGGGTGACCCGGCGCCCGCCGCCGACACCCGCGCCTTAG
- a CDS encoding lytic transglycosylase domain-containing protein, protein MGRKAATGQVTAPLARWSYSESKSPPPGPSLAGQPGARVLRGAVYRVVHADGSVEYTNVPPAGRGRAVTLLFSYIATCVACDVHSPIDWNHVRLDLSSYAEAVRAASREFGVEEAFLRAVIHAESAFQPHALSLKGAQGLMQLMPATAGDMGVVDAFDAVQNIRGGARYLALLLKSFNGDERLAAAAYNAGPAAVQRYNGVPPYAETEVYVQRVATLRQRYGTALPRALAATAPTL, encoded by the coding sequence GTGGGCCGGAAGGCCGCGACCGGGCAAGTCACCGCACCGCTCGCCCGCTGGAGCTACAGCGAATCGAAGTCGCCGCCGCCCGGGCCATCCCTCGCCGGCCAGCCCGGCGCACGCGTGCTGCGCGGCGCGGTCTATCGGGTGGTGCACGCCGACGGCAGCGTGGAATACACCAACGTGCCGCCGGCCGGCCGGGGCAGGGCGGTGACGCTGCTGTTCAGCTACATCGCCACCTGCGTGGCCTGCGACGTGCATTCGCCGATCGACTGGAACCACGTGCGCCTGGACCTTTCCTCCTATGCCGAGGCGGTGCGGGCGGCCAGCCGCGAGTTCGGTGTCGAGGAGGCCTTCCTGCGCGCGGTGATCCATGCCGAAAGCGCCTTCCAGCCGCATGCACTCTCGCTCAAGGGCGCGCAGGGGCTCATGCAGTTGATGCCCGCCACGGCCGGCGACATGGGCGTGGTCGACGCCTTCGATGCCGTGCAGAACATCCGTGGCGGCGCGCGTTATCTCGCCCTGTTGCTCAAGAGCTTCAATGGTGACGAGCGGCTGGCCGCCGCGGCCTACAACGCCGGTCCGGCCGCCGTGCAGCGTTACAACGGCGTGCCGCCCTATGCCGAGACCGAGGTCTACGTGCAGCGCGTGGCCACCCTGCGCCAGCGCTATGGCACGGCCTTGCCGCGCGCATTGGCGGCGACGGCGCCCACGCTGTAG
- the ribD gene encoding bifunctional diaminohydroxyphosphoribosylaminopyrimidine deaminase/5-amino-6-(5-phosphoribosylamino)uracil reductase RibD translates to MSFSAIDHLHMAQALRLAERGLYTTQPNPRVGCVIAQGGEPVGSGWHRRAGGPHAEVFALREAGERARGATAYVTLEPCAHHGRTPPCADALVAAGVARVVIAAEDPFPAVAGRGIARLRAAGIAVETGLMREAARELNLGFFSRFERGRPFVRVKLAMSLDGRTALGNGESKWITGAAARADVQRWRARSSAILTGIGTVLADDPRLTLRPADFRGAFVASEMGDAAPGLADVETPPGAIVQPLRVVLDGRLRTPDGSHVLDGSVPTLIFHDETVRPDGRFARVSCEPVPGHDGRLDLSAVLARLAAHACNEVQVEAGARLSGAWLEAGLVDEILLYVAPTFLGDAARPLFVLPPLTDMSARRPLRWLDRRMIGEDVRLRLRPGAAADEAGPRDPA, encoded by the coding sequence ATGTCTTTTTCCGCCATCGACCACCTGCACATGGCGCAAGCATTGCGCCTGGCCGAACGCGGTCTCTACACCACCCAGCCCAATCCGCGCGTGGGTTGTGTGATCGCGCAGGGGGGCGAGCCGGTCGGCAGCGGTTGGCATCGGCGTGCCGGCGGCCCCCATGCGGAAGTGTTCGCGCTGCGCGAGGCGGGCGAGCGGGCGCGCGGCGCCACCGCTTACGTGACGCTCGAGCCGTGCGCGCATCATGGCCGCACTCCGCCGTGTGCGGATGCGCTCGTGGCGGCCGGCGTGGCACGCGTGGTGATCGCCGCGGAAGATCCGTTCCCGGCCGTGGCTGGACGCGGCATCGCCCGCCTACGTGCCGCCGGCATCGCGGTGGAAACCGGGCTAATGCGCGAGGCCGCGCGCGAGCTCAACCTCGGTTTTTTCAGCCGCTTCGAACGCGGCCGGCCGTTCGTGCGGGTAAAGCTGGCCATGAGCCTGGACGGCCGCACCGCACTTGGCAATGGCGAGTCCAAATGGATCACCGGCGCCGCTGCGCGCGCCGACGTGCAGCGCTGGCGCGCGCGCAGCTCGGCCATCCTGACCGGTATCGGCACCGTGCTTGCCGACGATCCGCGCCTGACCCTGCGGCCGGCGGACTTCCGCGGCGCGTTCGTCGCGTCGGAAATGGGGGATGCAGCGCCAGGCTTGGCTGACGTGGAGACACCGCCTGGGGCCATCGTCCAGCCGCTTCGCGTGGTGCTGGACGGGCGCCTGCGCACGCCAGACGGCAGCCACGTGCTGGACGGCTCGGTGCCGACGCTGATCTTCCACGATGAAACGGTCAGGCCCGACGGCCGCTTTGCCCGGGTGAGCTGCGAGCCGGTCCCCGGTCACGATGGACGGCTGGATCTTTCCGCCGTGCTCGCCCGACTGGCCGCGCATGCCTGCAACGAGGTCCAGGTCGAGGCCGGTGCCCGATTGAGCGGCGCATGGCTCGAAGCCGGGCTGGTCGACGAAATCCTGCTCTATGTCGCGCCGACGTTCCTGGGCGATGCCGCGCGGCCCTTGTTCGTACTGCCGCCGCTGACCGACATGTCCGCGCGGCGTCCGCTGCGATGGCTCGACCGGCGCATGATCGGCGAGGACGTGCGGCTGCGGCTGCGGCCCGGCGCCGCGGCAGACGAGGCGGGCCCGCGCGATCCGGCTTGA